GATGACGATCATCTGCCGGCTGTCGAGCGGCCCGCCGGGGGCGGCCAGCGCGGCCGTGGCCGCCCCCGGCTCGGGCTGCTGCCCGCGGCCCACGTCGGCCGCCGCCGCAGCCTTGACATGGAAGGCGAGCCGGTCGGCGAGCCCGCCGATCGACATCGTGCCGTCGGGCTTGGCGAGCACGTCCACCGCACCGGCCTCGATGGCGTCCATGGCAGCCTGCGAGCCCTGCTGGGCCAGTGAACTGACGACGACCACGGGCAGCGGATGATGTTTCATCAGGATGCGCAGGAACGTGAGGCCGTCCATGCGCGGCATCTCGAGGTCGAGCGTGAGCACGTCGGGTGCGAGCTGCTCGATCTTCTCGCGGGCCACGTAGGGGTCACAGGCGGAGCCCACGACCTCGATCTCCGGATCGCGGCCGAGGGCCTCGGTGATGGCGTGGCGGACGAGCGCCGAGTCGTCGACGACGAGGACGCGGATCCGGCGGCGGGGCTGGGTGTTCATGGTGTCGTGCTTCGCCTCACGCCGGCCGCCGGTAGACGCCCGGCCGCCTGGTTTCGAAACGGTGGGAGAGGCCGAGCAGGCTCTCGGCATGCCCCACGAACAGGTAGCCGCCCGGGGCGAGCTGGTCGAACAGCCGCCCGACGAGCTCCTGCCGCGACTCGACGTCGAAGTAGATCATGACGTTGCGGCAGAACACCACGTCGAGTCCGCGCGGCAGCGGATAGGCGGGCTGGAAGAGGTTGACGTGCTCCACCCGCACGTGTCGGCGGATCTCGGGCTTGAGCCGCACGCATCCTTCCCGGCGGCCGAAGCCCTTGCGGAAGTAGCGGGGCAGCAGGCCGGGATCCGGCAGCCGCGCCTTGTCGGCGTCGTAGATGCCGAGCCGGCAGCGGTCGAGCATGCGTTGGGAGATGTCGGAGGCGTGCACCTCCCAGGCGCAGCCCGGCTGCCGGCGGGCCTGCTCCGCCATCACGATGGCCAGCGAATAGGGCTCCTCGCCAGAGGCCGCCGCGGCCGACCAGAGCCGAAGCGGCCGGGAGGCCGCGATCGCCCGGGCGGCCAGCGCGGGGAGAAGCTCGCGGGCGAGGATCTCGAAGTGGGCCGGCTCGCGGAAGAACTGCGTGTGGTTGGTGGTGATCAGGTCGATGAGGGTGCCGATCTCGTCCTCGGCGCCGGGACCGCGGAGCAGGTCGCAGTAGTCGGCGAACGATCGGCAGCCGCGGTTCTCGAGGTGGCGGGCCAGCCGGCTGGCGACGAGGGACCGCTTGTCGACGCCGAGCCGGATGCGGCTCCGGTCATAGATGAGCCCCGCCAGGAAGGCGAAGGTCGCGGCCGGGAGTTCCGCCTCGGAGAGTGGCATGGCGTCGTCGTCGGATCGCCCCGGCCCCGGACGGGGCGCGGGAGCCGGTCAGAAGTCCTTGAAGTTCCGCTCCTCGGCATCGGCGGCCGAGTCGCCGGGCATCGGGATGCGGGGGGGGGCAGTTTGGTGGACGGGACGGGCCGCGACGGCGGGTCGCCGGCGCGGGGCGGGGCGTGGCCCGACGCCGGGGCGCTGGGCCGCGGCCGGCGGCCTTGCCCGCGCCGCACCGGGCTGCTTCTGGGCCGCCGCGGAGACGAGCGACCGCAGCCACTCGACGTGATCCCGCATAGACTGCGCCTGGCTGGTGAGCTCGGCGGCGGCGCTGGCGCCCTCCGCGGCCCGGGCCGCGTTGTCCTGGGTGACCTTGTCGAGGTCGGCCATGGCGGAGCCGATCTGGCCGATGCCCTGCGCCTGCTCGCGGGCGGCAGTGGCGATCTCGGCCACCAGCGTGTCGGCCGCCGTGATCGTGGTCGCGATCTCGTCGAGCGAGTCGCCGACGCGGGCGCAGCGCTCGCCGCCGAGGCGGCTGCTGGCGATCGCGGCCTCGATCTTGGCGGCGGTCTCGCGGGCGGCCGCCGCGCTCCGCTGGGCCAGCGACCGGACCTCGTCGGCCACGACCGCGAAGCCGGCCCCGGCCGCGCCGGCCCGGGCCGCCTCGACGGCGGCGTTGAGCGCCAGGATGTTGGTCTGGAAGGCGATCTCGTCGATGCCCTTGACGATCTTCGCCACCTCGGCGCTCGAGTCCTCGATGGCCCGCATGGCGGCGTTCATGTCGACCATCGTGCGGGCGCCGGTCTCGGCCGCGGAGCGGGCCCGCTCCGCCAAATCCTTGGCCTGGGCGGCGTTGCCCGCCGTGCTGCGGATCATCGCCGACATCTGCTCCAGCGCGGTGCTCGTCTCGGCGACGCTCGAGCCCTGCGCGCCGCAGCCGGCGGCCACGGTCTGGCTGATCGTGGCCAGTTGCCCCGACGCCGTGGCGGCCTGGCCCGCGTTCTCCCCGAGGGTGGTGGAGATCGTCCGCAGGACGCGCGTGGTCGAGCGGATCACGACCGTGCCGAGGAGCAGTCCGAGCAGCGACGCCGCGCCGATCATCGCGCCGATGACGAAGCCGCTGGTTCGCACCGAGTTGCCGGCGGCCGCCAGCGCGCGGTCGGCCAGCCGCACGTTGTGGTCGATGTCGGCCTTGAACAGATCGACAGAGGCCCGGGCGGCTTTCTCCACGTCGCCGCGCATCTTCGCCAGGGCTGCCCCGTCGTCGCCGGCGGCGACGAGGTCGAGCGTCTGCCGGGCCGCGCCGAGGAACGTGTCGCGGGCGACCCGCGCGGCGCCGAAGATCCGGCCATCCTCCTCGTCGCTGATGAACTTCAGGTATTCATCGCACAGCGCGGCGCCGTCGGCCGTCGCCCGGTCGAACGTGGCCCGGGCGGCCGTCGCGCCGGAGTCGTCCGCGGCGGCGGCGGCGAGCAGGGCGGACTGGACGGACGTCAGTGCCGCGGAGTTGCTCTCGATGATCCGGCTGAGCGTGACCACGGATGGGAGCGAGTTGCTCGAGATCGTGACCACGTGCCGGTTGATGCCGGCGATCCGCCACAGCGACACGACCCCGAGCAGGACGCCGACGAGCACGAGGGCGGCGAGGCCGAGGGCGATGCGGCGCGGGATGGTGAGCGTGTTCATGGAAGGTTTCTCAGGCGGGCTCGCGGTCGGCCCGGGCAAAGGCTTCGAGGTCGATCAGCGTGGTGACGCCGCCGTCTCGGCGCGCCATGCCGGTGATGAATCGCGTGTCGACGACGCTGCCGAAGTCGGGAGGGGGCACGAGGTCCTCCGCGGCATACGCGGCGACCTCCTCGACGCCGTCGACGATCACGCCGTAGGGACGGGTGCCGCCGGCGGCGGCCGCGACCTGCATCACGACGATGCAGGACCGGTCGTGATCGACCACGTCGGAGAGCCCGAGGCGGATGCGGAGATCGACGACGGGAATCACCCGGCCCCTGAGGTTGATAACGCCGCGCACGTGCGGCGGCATCGAGGCCACGGGCGTGATCGGACAGAGCCGGATGATCTCGCGCACCGCCAGCACAGGGACGGCGTACGACTCGCGGCCGAGCGTGAACGCGAGGTACTTTCCCGGCAGGGCGGTCGACGGGGAGGCGGGCAGGGGAGGGGATGGCGCGTCCATGATGGTCGATCGGGTTCTGGGGTTCTCAGGCGGCGGAGCCCGCAGCGGCCGGCCTGAGGCGGACGAGGGCGTTGGTGTCGAGAATCAGGCCGACGCGGCCATCGCCGAGGATGGCGGCGCCGGCGAAGCCGCGGCGGCCGGCGAACGTCTCGCCGAGGCTCTTGATGACGACTTCTTGCTTGCCCAGCAGGTCGTCGACGAGCAGGCCGCGGCACTCCTGCCCCGCCTCCACGACGACGACGATGCCGTCGGCCGGCGTGGTCGCACGCGTCGCCACCCCGACATGGGGCCCGAGCCTGAGCAGGGGGACGAGCCGGCCGCGGACGTTCACCAGTTCCCCCCGGCCCTGCACGGTCGAGACGTCGGCGGGCAGCGGGCGGAGCGACTCGCGGACGGAGAGCGTGGGGACGACGAACCGCTGCTCGCCGACGGCCACGATCAGGCCCTCGATGATCGCCAGCGTCAGCGGCATGAAGATCGTGAACGTCGTGCCGCCCCCGACCGTGGACTCGATCTCGATCTTGCCGCGGATGCCCTCGATGTTGCGCCGCACGACGTCCATGCCCACGCCGCGGCCCGAGAGTCCCGTCACCTGCTCGGCCATGGAGAAGCCGGCGGCGAAGATCAGCTCGAGGGTGTCGCGGTCATCGAGGACGGCATCGACGCCCAGCAGGCCGCGTTCCACGGCCTTGGCCCGGATTCTCGCGGGGTCGAGGCCGCGGCCGTCGTCGGCGATGCGAACGACCACGAATCCCCCCTGGTGAAAGGCCGACAGGCGGATCGTGCCGGCGCGGGGCTTGCCGGCCGCCGCCCGGACCGCCGGCGGCTCGATGCCGTGATCGATCGCATTGCGGATCATGTGCACGAGCGGATCGCCGATCTGCTCGATGACGGTGCGGTCAAGCTCGGTCTCCTCGCCGTCGAGCACGAGCTTCACGTCCTTGCCGAGTTCCGCGGCGGCGTCCCGCACGAGGCGTGTCATCTTCTGAAACGTGCCCCGGATCGGCACCATGCGCAGGGACATCGCGGTCCGCTGCAGGTCGGACGTGATGCCGCGCAGCCGGCCGAGCGCGCGGGCGAGGTGATCGTCGGTCGGCTCGTCGGCCTGGGTGCCCTGCACGACCATCGACTGGGCGATGACGAGTTCGCCGACGAGGTCGATGAGGCCGTCGAGTTTGTGCGTGTCGACGCGGATCGATGCCCCGGCAGCGGCCACGGCGGGGACAGGCACGGCGGGGACAGGCACGGCGGGGACAGGCACGGCGGGGACAGGGCTGTGGGTCGAACCCGGTGGGGAGGCGAGGATCGTGGCAACGGCCGCGAGAATCGCGGGCACGGGCAGGCTCAAGGAGCGGCCCGCGCCGCTCCCCTCGACCTGCCGTGCCATCTCGGCCACGAACCGGTCGAATGCATCCGCGGCAGCGAGGATGACGTCGATCGCCTCGCGATCGAGGATGCGGTCGCCGCGGCGGGCCGCGTCGAGCAGCGACTCGACGTCGTGGGCGAGCCGCTGCACCGCCGCGAGCTTCAGGATCCCGGCGTTGCCCTTGAACGTGTGGAAGGCCCGAAACACGGTGGCGAGCGTGTCGGGATCGCCGGGATTCGTCTCCAGCACGAGCACGCCCTGCTCGATGCCACGGAGCAGATCCTGCGCATCCTCGCAGAACAACCGCACGAGCTCGGGGTCGGCCTGAGCCGGGAGCACGGCGACATCCTGGCAGCCGGCGGGATCGGTGCAGTCGAGCCGGCGCGGTGCCGGCGCCGGTCCGGCCGGCGTGGACGCGGCCGGACCGGGCGCGGCGGCGGCCGGACCGGCGGCGACAGCTGGCGGCACCTCGGGCAGCGGCTGCCCGCGGTCCCAGGCCGTGACGGCGTCCTCCATCCAGGCATGCCAGCCAGCGAGCCAGTCGACGCATCCAGCGAGGGCGGCGGGCGATCCGGTCATGGCCGTCGTCGCGCCGTCGCGAGCCTGTGCGATCAGGCTGCGAATCGACTCCGGTGCGCTGTCGCAGGCCGTGAGAAGTTCGGCGAGCAGACCGACGAGCATCGTCCCTGCCGCACCGCCGCCGGCGGCTGCCGGGTCGAGGAACGCCATCTCCAGACCGACCTGCTGGAGGAGCCGGCGGGCGGTCGCGGTGGATTGGGGGGCCATGACCCCATCCTAGCTCCGAAATCGCTCTGCTGCGGCCGGTCGAGGGGCGCAAGGAGGCCGATTCCGGGCCGGTTTTCGGGGCGGGCCGACCCGCCCCGGAACGCGACCTAGACTTGCCGCATCCTGCGGGAGCGGTCCATGAACACGATGCACAAACTGAAACTGATGACCCTCGGGCCGGTGCTGGGGCTCGTGGCGCTGGCGATCCTGGCCTTCGTCAACCAGGCGGGGCTCAACCGGGCGCACCTCGATCGCTACGAGTCGTACCGGCTGGCCAACGAGCTGCGCCGCAGTTCCGACGAGCTCACGAGGCTGGCCCGGACCTACGTGGTGACGGCGGACCCGGCCTACGAGCGGCAGTTTTGGCAGGTGCTCGCGGTGCGCAACGGCACCGAGCCGCGGGCGGACGGCCGCCGCGAGCCACTGCGGACACTCATGGAACGGCAGGGGTTCACGGCCGACGAGTTCGCCTGCCTGAAGCGGGCCGAGGACAACTCCAACGCGCTGGTCACCACCGAGACGATCGCGATGAACGCCGTCAAGGGGCTGTTCGCCGACGGCCAGGGAGGCTACACGACCCGCGGCGAGCCGGATCGCGACATGGCCCGCCGGATCATGCACGACGAGAAGTACCACGCCGACAAGGACACGATCATGCGGCCGATCGGCGAGTTCGAGCAGCTGCTCGATCGCCGGACGGCGGGCGCCGTGACGACCGCCCGGCGCCGGAGCGACCTCCTCACCGCGCTGGTCGTGGGACTGGCATCCCTGTCGGCGGCGATGATCTGGCTGGCGATCCGCAACCATGCCGGCGCCGTGCGGCGGGCCATCGACGAACTGTCGACGACGGCCGCCAACGTCAGCGCCGGTGCATCGCAGGTGGCCTCGGCCAGCCTGTCCCTTGCCCAGGGCACGGCCGAGCAGCTCGCCGCCGTGGAGGACAGCTCCCGCGCCGCCCGGACCACCAGCGGCATGGCCACCGACAACGCCCGCCGGGCGCGGGAGGCGAGCGAGCTGGTGGGCCACGAGCAGGAACAGTTCCGCGCGGCCGTCGGCCTGCTGGCCGAGATGGTCGCGGCGATCGGCGAAATCGACTCCGCGGCCACGCGCATCTCGTCGATCAACAAGGTCATCGACGAGATCGCTTTCCAGACCAACATCCTCGCCCTCAACGCCGCCGTCGAGGCGGCCCGGGCGGGAGAGGCCGGGGCCGGTTTCGCGGTCGTGGCCGACGAGGTGCGAAGCCTCGCCCAGCGGTCCGGGCAGGCCGCCCGCGAGACGGCGGCCCTGATCGGCGAGTCGCTGGCCCGGTCGCAGGCGGGCCGCCGCAAGATGACGGAGGTCACGGCGGCGATCGACAGCCTGGCCGAGCGGTCGGCCGCCGTGCGCGTGCTCGTCGACGAGGTCCATGCCGGCAGCCGCGAGCAAAACCGGGCGATCGATCGGATCGGGACGGCGCTGGAGCAGATCGAGCAGGTCACGCAGCAGGCCGCCTCGGGCGCGGAGGAGGGCTCGGCCGCGGCCGAGGAACTCTCCGCGCAGGCGGGCAGCCTGCTCGACATCGTCGACGTCCTGCGCCGGATGGTGGGGGGCGGGGCCACGGCGGCGTGACGAGTCGCGTGCCGCTCCGGCGACTGGGTGCTGACCGTCAGGACAACGGGCTGACAGGACAACGGGCTGACGGCGGTCCGCGGACCTCGGCGAGCGCGGCTATGAAGGCAGCCTGCGGTACGGTATACCCGGAGAGTCGCTGGGGTGGGGTTGGTCTGGTCGCCGTCCCGCCCACGCTCCGCCACCATGGTCCACCGTGCACGGACTGATTTTCTTCTACATCCGCAAGTTCGCGGAGACGCTGGCCCGGGGCAGCGGGGTGTCGAGCACGTCCCGATCGGGCGTCACGACGGCCACGACGCGACACCTGCCTTCGGGCGTCTATCCGGACGGGGAGGCGGTGGAACTCATCCAGTCGCTCGCGGACCAGGTCGGCCGGCCGCTGGCCGAGGTGCTGGAGCGGTTCGGCCGCTTTCTCGCCCCGCACCTCGTCAAGATCGCCGGGCAGAACGTCGAGCCGGACTGGCGCACGCTCGACCTCATCGAGCACACCGAGTCGATCATCCACGCGATGATTCGCACGACGAATCCCGGTACCGCGCCGCCGGTGCTGGAGGCGATGCGGCCCGCCGCGGACGAACTGCAGCTCGTGTACGGGTCGCGGCGGCAGTTGTGCGACCTCGCCCGCGGGCTGATGCAGGGCATCGCGGACCACTACCACGAGCGGATCGAGATCGCCGAGCACTCGTGCATGCACCGCGGCGACCCATTCTGCTCGTTCGTGGTCCGCCTCGTCGCGCACGACACGCAGGCCGCGGCCGCGACGCTCGCCAAGACGATCGCCTCCCGACCGGGGGACGCGCCGGCGATGGACGCCAGGGCCGACGACCCGCTGCCGGCGTCGATCGGCGGCTATCCCGTGCTCGGGCTGCTCGGCCAGGGGGGCATGGGCCGCGTCTACCGGGCCCGCGACGAGCGGCTGCACCGCGACGTGGCGATCAAGGTCATGCACACCTCGAAGGCCCGCGACCCGGATGCCCAGCGCAGGTTCCTCCGCGAGGGCCGTGGGCTGGCCGCGGTCGAGCATCCCCACGTCATGACGGTCCACCAGGTCGGTGAGCATCAGGGCCTGCCGTACATCGTGATGCAGCGGCTCGTCGGCCGGACTCTGAAGCAGGCAATGCAAACAGCCGGCCGACTGCCGCTCGATGAGATTCTCAGAATCGCGAGAGAGACGGCCGACGGGCTGGCGGCCGCCCACCGGCAGGGAGTCGTGCACCGCGACATCAAGCCCGACAATATCTTCCTCCAGGATCCGGACGGCGGGGTGCGGATCATCGACTTCGGCCTCGCCCGACCGGATGCGGCCGAGGCGGGCGACGTGACGATCGACGGTGCCGTGGTCGGCACGCCGGCTTACATGTCGCCCGAAGGGGTGGAGGGCGGTTTGCTCGACGCGCGGAGCGATCTCTTCAGCCTGGGGGTGATCCTCTACGAGTTACTCGCGGACAGGCTTCCCTTCGAGGGGACCTCGCTACTCACGAAGCTGGCGGCGATTTCCCGCGGACAGCCGACCGACATCCACAGCCTCGTCCCGGACCTGCCGGGGCCGCTGGCGAGCCTCGTGATGCGGCTCATCGCCCACGACCGCACCGCCCGCCCGGCCGACGCAGCGACCGTGGCCCACGAATTGGCGGCCATCGAACGCGACCTGAAGGCGGTCTGAGGCGGCATCGTCCGGAATGGTGGAACGCCCGCTAGCCCTTGCAGGCCGTCTTCAGTGCCGCCCCGACTCCGG
The DNA window shown above is from Planctomycetia bacterium and carries:
- the cheR34H gene encoding chemotaxis protein methyltransferase → MPLSEAELPAATFAFLAGLIYDRSRIRLGVDKRSLVASRLARHLENRGCRSFADYCDLLRGPGAEDEIGTLIDLITTNHTQFFREPAHFEILARELLPALAARAIAASRPLRLWSAAAASGEEPYSLAIVMAEQARRQPGCAWEVHASDISQRMLDRCRLGIYDADKARLPDPGLLPRYFRKGFGRREGCVRLKPEIRRHVRVEHVNLFQPAYPLPRGLDVVFCRNVMIYFDVESRQELVGRLFDQLAPGGYLFVGHAESLLGLSHRFETRRPGVYRRPA
- a CDS encoding chemotaxis protein CheW: MDAPSPPLPASPSTALPGKYLAFTLGRESYAVPVLAVREIIRLCPITPVASMPPHVRGVINLRGRVIPVVDLRIRLGLSDVVDHDRSCIVVMQVAAAAGGTRPYGVIVDGVEEVAAYAAEDLVPPPDFGSVVDTRFITGMARRDGGVTTLIDLEAFARADREPA
- a CDS encoding chemotaxis protein CheA, which gives rise to MAPQSTATARRLLQQVGLEMAFLDPAAAGGGAAGTMLVGLLAELLTACDSAPESIRSLIAQARDGATTAMTGSPAALAGCVDWLAGWHAWMEDAVTAWDRGQPLPEVPPAVAAGPAAAAPGPAASTPAGPAPAPRRLDCTDPAGCQDVAVLPAQADPELVRLFCEDAQDLLRGIEQGVLVLETNPGDPDTLATVFRAFHTFKGNAGILKLAAVQRLAHDVESLLDAARRGDRILDREAIDVILAAADAFDRFVAEMARQVEGSGAGRSLSLPVPAILAAVATILASPPGSTHSPVPAVPVPAVPVPAVPVPAVAAAGASIRVDTHKLDGLIDLVGELVIAQSMVVQGTQADEPTDDHLARALGRLRGITSDLQRTAMSLRMVPIRGTFQKMTRLVRDAAAELGKDVKLVLDGEETELDRTVIEQIGDPLVHMIRNAIDHGIEPPAVRAAAGKPRAGTIRLSAFHQGGFVVVRIADDGRGLDPARIRAKAVERGLLGVDAVLDDRDTLELIFAAGFSMAEQVTGLSGRGVGMDVVRRNIEGIRGKIEIESTVGGGTTFTIFMPLTLAIIEGLIVAVGEQRFVVPTLSVRESLRPLPADVSTVQGRGELVNVRGRLVPLLRLGPHVGVATRATTPADGIVVVVEAGQECRGLLVDDLLGKQEVVIKSLGETFAGRRGFAGAAILGDGRVGLILDTNALVRLRPAAAGSAA
- a CDS encoding methyl-accepting chemotaxis protein, producing MNTMHKLKLMTLGPVLGLVALAILAFVNQAGLNRAHLDRYESYRLANELRRSSDELTRLARTYVVTADPAYERQFWQVLAVRNGTEPRADGRREPLRTLMERQGFTADEFACLKRAEDNSNALVTTETIAMNAVKGLFADGQGGYTTRGEPDRDMARRIMHDEKYHADKDTIMRPIGEFEQLLDRRTAGAVTTARRRSDLLTALVVGLASLSAAMIWLAIRNHAGAVRRAIDELSTTAANVSAGASQVASASLSLAQGTAEQLAAVEDSSRAARTTSGMATDNARRAREASELVGHEQEQFRAAVGLLAEMVAAIGEIDSAATRISSINKVIDEIAFQTNILALNAAVEAARAGEAGAGFAVVADEVRSLAQRSGQAARETAALIGESLARSQAGRRKMTEVTAAIDSLAERSAAVRVLVDEVHAGSREQNRAIDRIGTALEQIEQVTQQAASGAEEGSAAAEELSAQAGSLLDIVDVLRRMVGGGATAA